Proteins encoded in a region of the Sphingopyxis sp. OAS728 genome:
- a CDS encoding UrcA family protein: protein MQKLLILAALAAASIGQPVSAQTAPANPSVAVAHKDLDLRTPAGTKALDRRIWRAVVEVCGTAADFDIAGKNDVRQCRRDTKRVASAQADVVVASASQGQLIQVSSIRN, encoded by the coding sequence ATGCAAAAGCTTCTGATCCTCGCCGCTCTCGCTGCCGCTTCGATCGGCCAGCCTGTTTCGGCGCAGACCGCCCCCGCGAACCCGAGTGTCGCGGTGGCACATAAGGACCTCGACCTGCGGACTCCTGCCGGGACCAAGGCGCTCGACCGGCGCATCTGGCGCGCCGTCGTCGAAGTGTGCGGCACCGCCGCCGATTTCGACATCGCGGGCAAGAACGATGTGCGGCAATGCCGCCGCGACACGAAGCGCGTCGCCTCGGCGCAGGCCGATGTGGTGGTCGCCAGCGCGTCGCAGGGCCAGCTGATCCAGGTCAGCTCGATCCGCAACTGA